In the Gossypium arboreum isolate Shixiya-1 chromosome 10, ASM2569848v2, whole genome shotgun sequence genome, one interval contains:
- the LOC108488225 gene encoding receptor-like protein 15, with product MNLEELDLSGNRLKNSDLTYIKGLSVKSLNIGGNLVQGSIDIGDGERQLKLINLEKLDLSYNFFNNTLLARLGGLSNLKSLNVGNNLINGSINIIEELDGLINLEELVLDGSHLSNILQSIRVLNSLKALSLHDCGLTGTLPTQGWCDLRKLKVLDLSENALEGELPSYGNNFDGRLPSIDITIVRLSPLMVMDLSNNNLSGKLPRWISNLSELTALDLFNNQLEGSIPRDLCHIDGLKVLELSQNKFSGPIPSCSGAQSIKHLHLNRNRLSGALGNAFFNCSSLVTLDVSENQLTVDYTTKRSSYIYKEKILKDVSGIDLSCNRLTGEIPFEIGKLREIHSLNLSHNNLTGHIPSTLSRLNKIESLDLSHNNLSGIIPIKLMELYTLEVFNVSYNNLSGSIPYQKAQFVTFDESSYMANRFLCGHPLPKDCNEPNSPSTTTPYASYNEEESG from the exons ATGAATTTGGAAGAGCTTGACTTGAGTGGGAATAGGTTGAAGAACAGTGATCTGACATATATCAAGGGGCTAAGTGTAAAGTCCTTGAATATTGGAGGAAATCTAGTGCAAGGATCAATCGATATTGGAG ATGGTGAGAGACAACTTAAGTTGATCAATTTAGAAAAGCTTGATTTGAGTTACAATTTTTTCAATAATACCTTATTGGCACGGCTCGGAGGACTTTCCAATCTGAAGTCTTTGAATGTAGGgaataacttgattaatggaTCAATAAATATTATTGAAG AATTAGATGGTTTGATCAATTTAGAAGAATTAGTGTTGGATGGTTCACATCTCAGTAACATTCTTCAAAGCATTCGTGTGTTGAATTCTCTCAAAGCCTTGTCTTTGCATGACTGTGGGCTGACCGGAACACTACCTACCCAAG GATGGTGTGACTTACGGAAGCTTAAGGTGTTGGATCTTAGTGAAAATGCACTTGAGGGAGAACTTCCTTCAT atgGCAACAACTTTGATGGGAGGTTACCGAGTATTGATATCACAATTGTCCGTCTATCTCCCCTTATGGTTATGGATTTAAGTAATAACAACTTGTCAGGCAAGCTCCCAAGATGGATATCGAATCTATCTGAATTGACGGCATTGGATTTATTCAACAATCAACTTGAGGGCTCCATTCCAAGGGATTTGTGCCATATAGATGGCCTCAAAGTTTTGGAGCTTTCCCAAAACAAATTTTCTGGCCCAATACCATCTTGCTCTGGTGCACAATCTATCAAACATCTCCATTTGAATAGAAATAGATTAAGTGGCGCCTTGGGAAATGCATTCTTTAACTGCTCCTCTTTGGTGACTTTAGATGTCAGTGAAAACCAGTTGACTG TGGATTATACGACAAAGAGATCTTCTTACATATACAAGGAAAAGATTCTTAAAGATGTGTCTGGAATTGATTTATCATGTAACAGGTTAACAGGAGAAATACCCTTTGAGATTGGAAAATTGAGAGAAATTCATTCATTGAACTTGTCGCACAACAATTTGACTGGACATATACCATCAACGCTTTCAAGGCTTAATAAAATTGAGAGTTTAGATCTTTCTCACAACAACCTAAGTGGAATAATCCCTATAAAATTGATGGAGTTGTATACCCTGGAAGTTTTCAATGTGTCATACAACAACTTGTCAGGGAGTATTCCATATCAGAAAGCTCAATTTGTGACCTTTGATGAAAGCAGTTACATGGCAAATCGTTTTCTCTGTGGACATCCCCTGCCAAAAGATTGCAATGAGCCTAATTCACCATCAACAACAACACCATATGCCTCATACAATGAAGAAGAAAGTGGCTAG